From Saccopteryx leptura isolate mSacLep1 chromosome 3, mSacLep1_pri_phased_curated, whole genome shotgun sequence, one genomic window encodes:
- the NFU1 gene encoding NFU1 iron-sulfur cluster scaffold homolog, mitochondrial → MAAARLGWGVVAGAAGLRRRFGHVLNSYTIEKQPLHQFVQRPLFPLPAALCNTVRHMFIQTQDTPNPNSLKFIPGKPVLETRTMDFPTSATAFRSPLARQLFRIEGVKSVFFGPDFITVTKENEELDWNLLKPDIYATIMDFFASGLPLVTEETSSGEAGSEEDDEVVAMIKELLDTRIRPTVQEDGGDVIYKGFEDGIVQLKLQGSCTSCPSSIITLKNGIQNMLQFYIPEVEGVEQVMDDESNEKEANSP, encoded by the exons ATGGCGGCGGCTCGACTGGGCTGGGGAGTTGTAGCTGGTGCTGCAGGGTTGCGCAGGCG attcGGTCATGTGTTGAATTCATACACCATTGAGAAACAGCCTCTGCATCAGTTTGTACAAAGACCACTTTTCCCACTACCTGCTGCCTTATGTAACACAG tgagACACATGTTTATTCAAACACAAGATACTCCAAATCCCAACAGTTTAAAGTTCATTCCAGGAAAACCAGTTCTTGAGACAAGGACCATGGATTTTCCCACATCGGCTACAGCATTTCGCTCCCCTTTGGCTAG gcAGTTATTTAGGATTGAAGGAGTGAAAAGTGTCTTCTTTGGACCAGATTTCATCACTGTCACAAAG GAAAATGAAGAGTTAGACTGGAATTTACTGAAACCAGATATTTATGCAACAATCATGGATTTCTTTGCATCTGGCTTACCCTTAGTTACTGAGGAAACATCTTCAGGAGAAGCAG GGTCTGAAGAAGATGATGAAGTTGTGGCCATGATTAAAGAATTGTTAGATACTAGAATACG GCCCACTGTGCAAGAAGACGGAGGAGATGTAATCTATAAGGGCTTTGAAGATGGCATCGTACAGCTGAAACTCCAAGGTTCTTGCACCAGCTGCCCTAGTTCAATAATTACTCTGAAAAATGGAATTCAAAACATGCTGCAGTTTTATATTCCAGAAGTAGAAGGTGTAGAACAG GTTATGGACGATGaatcaaatgaaaaagaagcaaacTCACCTTAA